A section of the Deinococcus taeanensis genome encodes:
- a CDS encoding ATP-binding protein — MTTAETPTVFVVAAEEARASGLAARLPRTNVVHAPSAEFLLRESHVTIPDVALLYTDTPGVPLHQVLPMLRQRAELAGTHWLAVGSQGLGEMLSAGVDALISDATPPEALALQVRTLLGRAQQFRDTQGRVAALQRRMDTWEHEERVRDQLVHMLVHDLKNPIAAVMGLLEIVQDDPRVPEDNRELLKVARDETQHLLHLTVNMLDVRKIQAGKMNLRRELMFTPMFREVVELARGDVGSGLRDRHVRVDVEADMSPASADPEILRRVLANLISNALKHTTTGGLIVVAVRSAPDAVRITVRDDGEGIPAEDIPNLFAAFEQSRLTLHGRFDTGMGLAFCKLAVEEHGGSIGVESERGRGATFTFTLPLAQDAEDDDFVELV, encoded by the coding sequence ATGACGACTGCTGAGACGCCCACCGTGTTCGTCGTTGCCGCAGAGGAGGCCCGTGCGAGCGGGCTGGCGGCGCGGCTGCCCCGCACCAACGTGGTGCACGCGCCCAGCGCTGAGTTCCTGCTGCGTGAGTCGCACGTGACCATTCCGGACGTGGCCCTGCTGTACACGGACACGCCCGGCGTGCCGCTGCACCAGGTGCTGCCGATGCTGCGTCAGCGGGCGGAACTGGCGGGGACGCACTGGCTGGCGGTGGGGTCGCAGGGGCTGGGGGAGATGCTGTCGGCCGGTGTGGACGCGCTGATCAGTGACGCCACGCCCCCCGAGGCGCTGGCGCTGCAGGTGCGGACGCTGCTGGGGCGCGCGCAGCAGTTCCGGGACACGCAGGGGCGCGTGGCGGCCCTGCAGCGCCGCATGGACACCTGGGAGCATGAGGAGCGCGTGCGTGACCAGCTGGTGCACATGCTGGTGCATGACCTGAAGAACCCGATTGCGGCCGTGATGGGGCTGCTGGAGATCGTGCAGGATGATCCGCGGGTGCCGGAGGACAACCGGGAGCTGCTGAAGGTGGCGCGGGATGAGACGCAGCATCTGCTGCACCTGACGGTGAACATGCTGGACGTGCGCAAGATTCAGGCGGGCAAGATGAACCTGCGCCGCGAACTGATGTTCACCCCGATGTTCCGTGAGGTGGTGGAACTGGCGCGTGGGGACGTGGGCAGTGGGTTGCGCGACCGCCACGTGCGGGTGGACGTGGAGGCGGACATGAGCCCGGCGAGCGCGGATCCGGAGATTCTGCGGCGGGTCCTGGCGAACCTGATCAGCAACGCGCTGAAGCACACCACGACCGGCGGGCTGATCGTGGTGGCGGTGCGCAGCGCCCCTGACGCGGTGCGGATCACCGTGCGGGATGATGGGGAGGGCATTCCGGCGGAGGACATTCCGAACCTGTTCGCGGCGTTCGAGCAGTCGCGCCTGACCCTGCACGGTCGGTTTGATACGGGGATGGGGCTGGCGTTCTGCAAACTGGCGGTGGAGGAGCATGGCGGGAGCATCGGGGTGGAGTCCGAGCGGGGCAGGGGGGCGACCTTTACGTTCACGCTGCCGCTGGCGCAGGACGCGGAGGACGACGATTTCGTGGAACTGGTGTAG
- a CDS encoding NADH-quinone oxidoreductase subunit A, giving the protein MLLVALGIGIVAVLASALLGPKKASRTTLMAYESGNDPERGGVGTGQRFPVHFYLVAMLFIVFDIETAFFYPLAVAYQRLIPFAFFEAITFVLLLLVGYVYILKKKVLEWA; this is encoded by the coding sequence ATGCTGCTCGTCGCGCTGGGTATCGGCATCGTCGCAGTGCTCGCCAGCGCCCTCCTCGGCCCCAAAAAGGCCAGCCGCACCACACTCATGGCCTACGAAAGCGGCAACGACCCCGAACGGGGCGGCGTCGGCACCGGCCAGCGCTTCCCGGTGCACTTCTACCTCGTGGCGATGCTCTTCATCGTCTTCGACATCGAAACCGCCTTCTTCTACCCCCTGGCCGTCGCGTACCAGCGCCTCATTCCCTTTGCCTTCTTCGAAGCCATCACCTTCGTGCTCCTGCTGCTCGTCGGGTACGTCTACATCCTGAAGAAGAAGGTCCTCGAATGGGCCTGA
- a CDS encoding NuoB/complex I 20 kDa subunit family protein — MPLKELFEKDWQELESEGILFSSLEKLVAWGRSNSLWPATFGLACCAIEMMSSTDGRNDLARFGSEVFRASPRQADVMIVAGRLSRKMAPVMRRVYDQMPDPKWVISMGACASSGGMFNNYAIVQNVDSVVPVDIFVPGCPPRPEALIYAVMQLQKKVRGEAFDGLGQQLPMVDAWTR, encoded by the coding sequence GTGCCCCTGAAGGAGCTGTTCGAAAAAGACTGGCAGGAACTTGAATCCGAAGGCATCCTGTTTTCCAGCCTCGAGAAACTCGTCGCCTGGGGCCGCAGCAACAGCCTGTGGCCCGCCACGTTCGGCCTCGCCTGCTGCGCCATCGAGATGATGAGCAGCACCGACGGCCGCAATGACCTTGCCCGCTTCGGCAGCGAGGTCTTCCGCGCCTCCCCCCGCCAGGCGGACGTGATGATCGTCGCCGGGCGCCTGAGCCGCAAGATGGCGCCCGTCATGCGCCGCGTGTACGACCAGATGCCCGACCCCAAATGGGTGATCAGCATGGGCGCGTGCGCCAGCAGCGGCGGCATGTTCAACAACTACGCCATCGTGCAGAACGTCGACAGCGTTGTGCCCGTGGACATCTTCGTGCCCGGCTGCCCCCCCCGCCCCGAAGCGCTCATCTACGCCGTCATGCAGCTGCAGAAGAAGGTGCGCGGCGAAGCCTTCGACGGCCTCGGCCAGCAGCTCCCCATGGTGGACGCATGGACCCGGTGA
- a CDS encoding NADH-quinone oxidoreductase subunit C, translated as MDPVSKVSGREGFAQSSASQAAPVRPAAPTPAPPSRDVTPLLRQLGLTEDHAAEPTALVTPDTLLDVAQAFKDHGFMLMDTVGIDYAAYTEARPNRFAVLHNLYHPRDHRRVFLRVWLGDGEPLPSLYPIWRAANYLEREVYDLMGIPFTGHPDLRKILTPDDLEGHPLRKDFPLGETPTLFRDGRFLDPPTFRAGLTGRDPGLTGYRGELRRGRGDDRLPPVMPEGGPK; from the coding sequence ATGGACCCGGTGAGCAAGGTCAGCGGCCGCGAAGGGTTCGCGCAGTCCTCCGCCAGCCAGGCCGCCCCGGTCCGCCCGGCCGCGCCCACGCCCGCCCCGCCCAGCCGGGACGTCACGCCACTGCTGCGCCAGCTCGGCCTGACCGAGGATCACGCCGCGGAACCCACCGCGCTCGTCACCCCGGACACCCTGCTGGACGTGGCGCAGGCCTTCAAGGACCACGGCTTCATGCTGATGGACACCGTCGGCATCGACTACGCCGCCTACACCGAAGCGCGCCCCAACCGTTTCGCGGTGCTGCACAACCTCTACCACCCCCGCGATCACCGCCGCGTGTTCCTGCGCGTGTGGCTCGGTGACGGTGAACCCCTGCCCAGCCTGTACCCCATCTGGCGCGCCGCGAACTACCTGGAACGCGAGGTGTACGACCTGATGGGCATTCCCTTCACCGGCCACCCCGACCTGCGCAAGATCCTCACCCCCGACGACCTCGAAGGGCACCCGCTGCGCAAGGACTTCCCGCTGGGCGAAACGCCCACCCTGTTCCGCGACGGCCGCTTCCTGGACCCCCCCACCTTCCGCGCGGGCCTCACCGGCCGCGACCCCGGCCTCACCGGGTACCGCGGGGAACTGCGCCGCGGCCGCGGTGACGACCGGCTGCCGCCCGTCATGCCGGAAGGAGGGCCGAAATGA
- the nuoD gene encoding NADH dehydrogenase (quinone) subunit D, whose product MTAELTSAPEQAAGQMHTQIMSLNVGPQHPSTHGVLRLVVDMDGEYVVKVTPHMGYLHTGFEKTFENRTYQQGVTYAPRTDYLHCFGHELAYVLSAEKLLQADVPERATTVRVILHELGRIHSHLVFVGTGLLDLGALTPFFYAFREKEALQDLFEAATGYRMNQGYFRIGGLSRDIPDGWPARVETFLDQMERGVDEYTTLFAQNPIFLDRAKGVGVIPAEVAIDLGLTGPNLRASGVPLDHRRDNPYCGYETYDFNVITSQDGDSLARFTVRLLEFRESIKIVRQGLKRLTPGPIKDPNRKISLPPRHELETSMEAVIHHFKLVTEGFHPPTGEVYVPTESARGEVGYYIVSDGGSMPYRVKIRAPSFVNLQALEYACVGAQFADLITILATIDPVLGDVDR is encoded by the coding sequence ATGACCGCCGAACTTACCAGCGCCCCCGAGCAGGCCGCCGGCCAGATGCACACGCAGATCATGTCCCTGAACGTGGGCCCGCAGCACCCCTCCACGCACGGCGTGCTGCGCCTCGTGGTGGACATGGACGGCGAGTACGTCGTGAAGGTCACCCCGCACATGGGGTACCTGCACACCGGCTTCGAGAAAACCTTCGAGAACCGCACCTACCAGCAGGGCGTCACGTACGCGCCCCGCACCGATTACCTGCACTGCTTCGGGCATGAACTTGCGTACGTTCTGAGTGCCGAGAAACTCCTCCAGGCGGACGTGCCTGAACGCGCCACCACCGTCCGCGTGATCCTGCACGAACTGGGCCGCATCCACTCGCACCTCGTGTTCGTCGGCACCGGCCTCCTCGACCTGGGCGCCCTGACGCCCTTCTTCTACGCCTTCCGCGAGAAAGAAGCCCTGCAGGACCTGTTCGAAGCCGCGACCGGCTACCGCATGAACCAGGGGTACTTCCGCATCGGCGGCCTCAGCCGCGACATTCCTGACGGCTGGCCTGCCCGGGTCGAGACGTTCCTGGACCAGATGGAACGCGGCGTGGACGAGTACACCACCCTGTTTGCACAGAACCCCATCTTCCTGGACCGTGCCAAGGGCGTGGGCGTCATTCCCGCCGAGGTGGCCATCGACCTGGGCCTCACCGGCCCGAACCTGCGGGCCAGCGGCGTGCCCCTCGACCACCGCAGGGACAACCCCTACTGCGGGTACGAAACCTACGACTTCAACGTCATCACCAGCCAGGACGGCGATTCCCTGGCGCGCTTCACCGTGCGCCTGCTGGAGTTCCGTGAAAGCATCAAGATCGTCCGGCAGGGCCTGAAACGCCTGACCCCCGGGCCCATCAAGGACCCCAACCGCAAGATCAGCCTGCCGCCCCGGCACGAACTGGAAACGAGCATGGAAGCGGTCATCCACCACTTCAAGCTCGTGACCGAAGGCTTCCACCCGCCCACCGGCGAGGTGTACGTCCCCACCGAAAGCGCACGCGGCGAGGTCGGGTACTACATCGTCAGCGACGGCGGCAGCATGCCCTACCGCGTCAAGATCCGCGCGCCCAGCTTCGTGAACCTCCAGGCGCTCGAGTACGCCTGCGTCGGCGCGCAGTTCGCGGACCTGATCACCATTCTGGCCACCATCGACCCCGTGCTCGGGGACGTGGACCGCTAA
- the nuoE gene encoding NADH-quinone oxidoreductase subunit NuoE encodes MSYFAEKQALVTELFSRYPDSPQGRRSALMPLLREVQDAEGFVSEARMAEIAALCGTTATEVRSVMSFYSTYHTVPTGRYHLQVCSTLMCALAGSDELWDHLVDTLDVQPGEVTPDGRFSVQKVECLGSCGTAPMMQINDDGYYENVGPGKCARILAALQSDLQPLPDNPVPVTVGADGRQVLASGAATGASVTGLHRLPGGEA; translated from the coding sequence TTGAGTTACTTCGCAGAGAAACAGGCGCTGGTGACGGAACTCTTCTCCCGTTACCCGGACTCGCCGCAGGGCCGCCGCAGCGCACTGATGCCGCTGCTGCGTGAAGTGCAGGACGCCGAGGGCTTCGTGTCCGAGGCGCGCATGGCTGAAATCGCCGCGCTGTGCGGCACGACCGCCACCGAGGTCCGCTCGGTCATGAGTTTCTACTCCACGTACCACACCGTCCCCACCGGCCGGTACCACCTGCAGGTGTGCTCCACGCTGATGTGCGCCCTGGCCGGATCAGACGAACTGTGGGACCACCTCGTGGACACACTGGACGTGCAGCCCGGCGAGGTCACACCCGACGGGCGCTTCAGCGTGCAGAAGGTCGAGTGCCTCGGCTCGTGCGGCACCGCGCCCATGATGCAGATCAACGACGACGGCTACTACGAGAACGTGGGGCCCGGCAAGTGCGCGCGCATCCTGGCGGCCCTGCAGAGCGACCTGCAGCCCCTGCCCGACAACCCCGTACCGGTCACGGTGGGTGCCGACGGCCGGCAGGTACTCGCCAGCGGCGCGGCCACCGGCGCGAGTGTCACCGGCCTGCACCGCCTGCCCGGAGGTGAAGCGTGA
- the nuoF gene encoding NADH-quinone oxidoreductase subunit NuoF: MTVAEPAPKPITSAKDPRFAPTLYAHVGQEGSWTLDYYRRNGGYEPVKRAFAMGPDAVIEEVKRSGLRGRGGAGFATGLKWSFMPLNDGRQHYVICNADESEPGSFKDRYLLSEDPHQLIEGMLIAAYAMRASVGYIYIRGEYVHAAERVWAAIHEARAAGLLGQNILGSGFNFQLFVHRGAGAYICGEETALMNSLEGLRANPRLKPPFPAAAGLYGMPTTINNVETFCAATQILRYGADWHAGMGTEKSRGMKLFQISGPVARPGVYELPLGTTFRELIYDWAGGPLEEMKAIIPGGSSCPMLPWDDRTLDTPMDYESVAAAGSMLGTGGVTLIPKADCIVNATWNLVRFYGHESCGKCTPCREGISSWMTRMYQKLATGRGQPGDVQLILDMSENIGGRSFCALADACLGPVLSSIKLFREEYDALATTQTPLYPPRKRWRDA, from the coding sequence GTGACCGTTGCCGAACCCGCCCCGAAACCCATCACCAGCGCCAAGGACCCGCGCTTCGCGCCCACCCTGTACGCCCACGTGGGGCAGGAGGGCAGCTGGACACTGGACTACTACCGCCGCAACGGCGGGTACGAACCTGTGAAACGCGCCTTTGCCATGGGCCCCGACGCCGTGATCGAGGAAGTCAAGCGGTCCGGCCTGCGCGGGCGCGGCGGCGCGGGCTTCGCTACCGGCCTGAAATGGTCATTCATGCCGCTCAACGACGGCCGGCAGCACTACGTCATCTGCAACGCCGACGAATCCGAACCCGGCTCCTTCAAGGACCGCTACCTGCTCAGCGAGGACCCGCACCAGCTGATCGAGGGCATGCTCATCGCCGCGTACGCCATGCGCGCCTCGGTGGGGTACATCTACATCCGCGGGGAATACGTGCACGCCGCCGAGCGCGTCTGGGCCGCCATTCACGAGGCGCGCGCAGCCGGGCTGCTCGGGCAGAACATCCTGGGCAGCGGCTTCAACTTCCAGCTGTTCGTGCACCGGGGCGCCGGCGCGTACATCTGCGGGGAGGAAACCGCGCTGATGAACTCCCTGGAAGGCCTGCGCGCCAACCCGCGCCTGAAGCCGCCCTTCCCGGCCGCGGCGGGCCTGTACGGCATGCCCACCACTATCAACAACGTCGAAACCTTCTGCGCCGCCACGCAGATCCTGCGCTACGGCGCCGACTGGCACGCCGGCATGGGCACCGAGAAGAGCCGGGGCATGAAACTCTTCCAGATTTCAGGACCGGTCGCGCGGCCCGGCGTGTACGAACTGCCGCTGGGCACCACCTTCCGCGAACTGATCTACGACTGGGCGGGCGGCCCCCTGGAGGAGATGAAAGCCATCATTCCCGGCGGCAGCAGCTGCCCCATGCTGCCCTGGGACGACCGGACCCTGGACACCCCCATGGATTACGAGAGCGTCGCCGCGGCCGGCAGCATGCTCGGCACCGGCGGCGTGACCCTCATCCCGAAGGCCGACTGCATCGTGAACGCCACCTGGAACCTCGTGCGCTTCTACGGGCATGAGTCCTGCGGGAAGTGCACGCCGTGCCGAGAGGGCATCAGCAGCTGGATGACCCGCATGTACCAGAAACTCGCCACCGGCCGCGGCCAGCCCGGCGACGTGCAGCTGATTCTCGACATGAGCGAGAACATCGGCGGACGCAGCTTCTGCGCCCTGGCCGACGCCTGCCTGGGCCCGGTCCTGAGCAGCATCAAACTCTTCCGCGAGGAGTACGACGCGCTCGCCACCACCCAGACCCCCCTGTACCCACCCCGCAAGCGCTGGAGGGACGCATGA
- the nuoG gene encoding NADH-quinone oxidoreductase subunit NuoG gives MKVTVDGVEVDLPAGTSAIDAVFQVGGDVPYFCAHSYLSPVGACRMCLVESGSPRKNPDGSFVMDGDQPKIFWFPKPMASCTMQATEGMHIRTARSSEVVAKAQAGMMEFTLLNHPLDCPTCDKGGACELQDRAFEYGYGASRYGFDRRHAEKHYPLSEFVILDQERCIHCKRCVRYFEEVPGQEVLDFIERGGHTFIDTEEGGLPLGFSGNITDICPVGALLDNVARFRGRNWEYDHTPTTCTLCPVGCSITVDARNGRLERIVARENRDVNEAWICDAGRFGHPFANEERLTTPLIRGEDGQLVPATWDDAITAINRGLLGRALSDIGLFTGADATLEEGAALAALADALGTAHVDHFPRHAVFITPTATLTDVATADAVVVIGADLGEEAPVLELRILEMLRGGLLPAEFAHGTAIADLRLVERPTRRPEQLAVIGAESRLWAHAGHRVSANGANALTRLVHPDTEELRAVRALLDRAERPVLILGADALNRASGAAASLLSDLAARTGAKVLAIPAGPNSAGLAALNLVPRRGGLGLDRLNEVPAAFISRLDPAGHGQSGRAQGFTVVHDTHLTATAAQADVVLPAVTNYEKRGTVQNLEGRLLPLNPAAVLAGEAADLTRTLTALAEALGVKAPARGHRAAQALLTERLGVTLADLPERGAVQTFARTFTAPAQPHTPQLWTGRMRSRDHDRAQRIEDLVQGGWSLPVAPAVPQPGGDD, from the coding sequence ATGAAAGTCACTGTAGACGGCGTGGAAGTCGACCTGCCCGCCGGCACCTCCGCCATCGACGCGGTGTTCCAGGTGGGCGGGGACGTGCCGTACTTCTGCGCGCACTCGTACCTGAGCCCGGTCGGCGCGTGCCGCATGTGCCTCGTGGAATCCGGCAGCCCCCGCAAGAACCCCGACGGGTCATTCGTGATGGACGGCGACCAGCCGAAAATCTTCTGGTTCCCGAAACCCATGGCGTCGTGCACCATGCAGGCCACCGAAGGCATGCACATCCGCACGGCCCGCAGCAGCGAGGTCGTCGCCAAGGCGCAGGCCGGCATGATGGAATTCACGCTGCTCAACCACCCGCTCGACTGCCCCACGTGCGACAAGGGCGGCGCGTGCGAACTGCAGGACCGCGCCTTCGAGTACGGCTACGGCGCCAGCCGGTACGGCTTCGACCGCCGGCACGCCGAGAAGCACTACCCGCTTTCCGAGTTCGTGATTCTGGATCAGGAACGCTGCATTCACTGCAAGCGCTGCGTGCGGTACTTCGAGGAGGTTCCCGGTCAGGAAGTTCTGGACTTCATTGAGCGCGGCGGGCACACCTTCATCGACACGGAGGAAGGCGGGCTGCCGCTGGGCTTCTCCGGGAACATCACGGACATCTGCCCGGTGGGCGCCCTGCTGGACAACGTCGCGCGCTTCCGCGGCCGCAACTGGGAGTACGACCACACCCCCACCACCTGCACGCTGTGCCCGGTGGGCTGCTCCATCACCGTGGACGCCCGCAACGGCCGTCTCGAACGCATCGTGGCGCGCGAGAACCGCGACGTGAACGAAGCCTGGATCTGCGACGCCGGCCGCTTCGGACACCCGTTCGCGAACGAGGAGCGCCTCACCACCCCCTTGATCCGCGGCGAGGACGGCCAGCTGGTGCCCGCCACCTGGGACGACGCGATCACCGCCATCAACCGGGGCCTGCTGGGCCGCGCCCTGAGCGACATCGGACTGTTCACCGGCGCCGACGCCACCCTGGAGGAAGGGGCCGCCCTGGCCGCCCTGGCCGACGCCCTGGGCACCGCGCACGTGGATCACTTCCCGCGCCATGCGGTGTTCATCACGCCGACCGCCACCCTCACCGACGTTGCCACCGCCGACGCGGTCGTGGTGATCGGCGCGGACCTCGGCGAGGAAGCGCCCGTGCTGGAACTGCGCATCCTGGAAATGCTGCGCGGCGGCCTGCTGCCCGCCGAGTTCGCGCACGGCACCGCCATCGCGGACCTGCGGCTCGTGGAGCGGCCCACCCGCCGGCCCGAGCAGCTGGCCGTGATCGGCGCCGAAAGCCGCCTGTGGGCGCACGCCGGCCACCGCGTCAGCGCGAACGGCGCCAACGCCCTGACCCGCCTGGTTCACCCGGACACCGAGGAGCTCCGGGCCGTGCGCGCCCTGCTGGACCGCGCCGAGCGGCCCGTGCTCATCCTGGGCGCCGACGCCTTGAACCGCGCGAGCGGCGCCGCAGCGTCCCTGCTGAGCGACCTGGCGGCCCGCACCGGCGCGAAGGTCCTGGCGATTCCTGCCGGCCCGAACAGCGCCGGCCTGGCCGCCCTGAACCTTGTGCCGCGCCGCGGCGGGCTGGGCCTGGACCGCCTGAACGAGGTGCCGGCCGCCTTTATCAGCCGCCTCGATCCTGCCGGGCACGGACAGTCGGGCCGCGCCCAGGGGTTCACGGTCGTGCATGACACGCACCTGACCGCCACCGCCGCGCAGGCCGACGTCGTCCTGCCCGCCGTGACCAACTACGAGAAGCGCGGCACGGTGCAGAACCTCGAAGGGCGCCTGCTGCCCCTGAACCCGGCCGCGGTCCTGGCCGGTGAGGCCGCCGACCTGACCCGCACCCTTACCGCGCTGGCCGAGGCGCTGGGCGTGAAGGCCCCCGCCCGCGGGCACCGCGCGGCGCAGGCCCTGCTGACCGAACGGCTCGGCGTGACCCTGGCTGACCTGCCGGAGCGCGGCGCCGTGCAGACCTTCGCGCGGACCTTCACGGCGCCCGCGCAGCCGCACACGCCGCAGCTGTGGACCGGGCGCATGCGCTCGCGCGACCACGACAGGGCGCAGCGCATCGAGGACCTCGTGCAGGGCGGCTGGAGTCTTCCCGTCGCGCCCGCCGTGCCTCAACCCGGAGGTGACGACTGA
- the nuoH gene encoding NADH-quinone oxidoreductase subunit NuoH, whose product MPDWLATLLISLLKAVLLVLALLTTFAYMTLVERRLLGRMQLRPGPNRVGPMGLLQPAADAIKSIFKEDLTVTLADKLVYTLAPIVAIGMALTAFGGLPAGPAGSLLGENPWVYNLDAGILALLALTSMGVYGIFLGGWSSGSKYPILGGLRSSAQMISYELGMGLSILGLLMLVGTTSFQGIVGWQSQNGWLILFQSLGFVLFLISSFAETNRTPFDLPEAEQEIVAGYLTEYSAIKWALFQMAEYVNMITASAVMSTLFFGGWKGPQFLNALIPGVSDWPLVWLIVKIAFFLFLFIWVRATLPRLRYDQLMRFGWKLLLPLALGNTVLTAAFLAFRGQGSLWFLGVLSLGGVVALLILSDRVRTLWNQPSLRRSDPVRAGGD is encoded by the coding sequence ATGCCCGACTGGCTCGCCACCCTGCTCATCTCGCTGCTCAAGGCCGTGCTGCTCGTTCTGGCGCTGCTGACCACCTTCGCGTACATGACCCTCGTCGAGCGGCGCCTGCTGGGCCGCATGCAGCTGCGCCCGGGCCCCAACCGCGTGGGCCCCATGGGTCTGCTGCAGCCTGCCGCGGACGCCATCAAGAGCATCTTCAAGGAGGACCTGACCGTCACCCTGGCCGACAAGCTCGTGTACACCCTGGCGCCCATCGTGGCGATCGGCATGGCCCTGACCGCCTTCGGGGGCCTGCCGGCTGGCCCGGCCGGCAGTCTGCTCGGCGAGAACCCCTGGGTGTACAACCTGGACGCCGGCATTCTGGCGCTGCTGGCGCTGACCAGCATGGGCGTGTACGGCATCTTCCTGGGCGGCTGGTCGTCGGGCAGCAAGTACCCGATCCTGGGGGGCCTGCGCTCGAGTGCGCAGATGATCAGCTACGAGCTCGGCATGGGCCTGAGCATTCTCGGCCTGCTGATGCTGGTCGGCACGACGTCCTTCCAGGGCATCGTGGGCTGGCAGTCCCAGAACGGCTGGCTGATCCTGTTCCAGTCGCTGGGCTTCGTGCTGTTCCTGATCTCCTCCTTCGCCGAGACGAACCGCACGCCATTCGACCTGCCCGAAGCCGAGCAGGAGATCGTGGCCGGGTACCTCACCGAGTACTCCGCGATCAAATGGGCGCTGTTCCAGATGGCCGAGTACGTGAACATGATCACCGCGTCCGCCGTGATGAGCACCCTGTTCTTCGGCGGCTGGAAAGGCCCGCAGTTTCTGAACGCCCTGATTCCCGGCGTCAGTGACTGGCCGCTCGTGTGGCTGATCGTGAAGATCGCGTTCTTCCTGTTCCTGTTCATCTGGGTGCGCGCCACATTGCCGCGCCTGCGGTACGACCAGCTGATGCGCTTCGGCTGGAAGCTGCTGCTGCCCCTGGCCCTGGGCAACACCGTCCTGACCGCCGCGTTCCTCGCGTTCCGCGGGCAGGGCAGCCTGTGGTTCCTGGGCGTGCTGAGCCTCGGCGGGGTGGTCGCCCTGCTGATCCTCAGTGACCGTGTCCGCACCCTGTGGAACCAGCCCAGCCTGCGCCGCAGTGACCCGGTCCGCGCCGGAGGCGACTGA
- the nuoI gene encoding NADH-quinone oxidoreductase subunit NuoI, translating to MGVLEIAKGMGVTLGKLFQKPVTVSYPEQRATLQPRFRGRHILTRHPGTGLEKCIGCSLCAAACPAYAIYVEAAENDPAAPVSPGERYAKVYEINMLRCIFCGMCEEACPTGAVVMGNEFEMADYRYRDFVYAKEDMLVGVTGSVPQRREAARKGAPVRLGFQLDGGEPRAELEGVNYQ from the coding sequence ATGGGCGTTCTTGAAATCGCCAAGGGCATGGGCGTCACGCTGGGTAAACTGTTCCAGAAACCCGTGACCGTCAGCTACCCCGAGCAGCGCGCCACGCTGCAGCCCCGCTTCCGGGGCCGGCACATCCTGACCCGCCACCCCGGCACCGGCCTGGAAAAATGCATCGGTTGCTCCCTGTGCGCCGCGGCGTGTCCCGCCTACGCGATCTACGTGGAGGCCGCCGAGAACGACCCGGCCGCGCCGGTGTCGCCCGGCGAGCGGTACGCGAAGGTGTACGAGATCAACATGCTGCGCTGCATCTTCTGCGGCATGTGTGAGGAAGCCTGCCCGACCGGCGCGGTGGTGATGGGCAACGAGTTCGAAATGGCCGACTACCGCTACCGCGACTTCGTGTACGCCAAGGAGGACATGCTCGTCGGCGTGACCGGCAGCGTGCCACAGCGGCGTGAGGCGGCCAGGAAAGGCGCGCCTGTGCGGCTGGGCTTCCAGCTGGACGGCGGCGAACCCCGCGCGGAACTGGAAGGAGTGAACTACCAGTGA
- a CDS encoding NADH-quinone oxidoreductase subunit J family protein, which translates to MILAFIMLGALAIVGGIITIAARNAVHAALGLVGTLLSVAGLFATLNASFLAATQVIVYAGAVMVLFLFVIMLLNANQPVTGRDPVPFVRELAGIGGTLLAGAFVVLAFTFKDPRPLAESAAALKNGTALVMGETLLTRFLLPFEAVSILLLVAIVGAVALVQRPAPQPDGVPDELEAPVGSAREERSGAPRGAAPALSLTRDPEVSA; encoded by the coding sequence ATGATCCTGGCCTTCATCATGCTGGGCGCCCTGGCCATTGTGGGCGGCATCATCACGATCGCGGCGCGTAACGCCGTGCACGCCGCCCTGGGCCTGGTGGGCACGCTGCTCAGCGTGGCGGGCCTGTTCGCCACGCTGAATGCGTCGTTCCTGGCGGCCACGCAGGTGATCGTGTACGCGGGCGCGGTCATGGTGCTGTTCCTGTTCGTGATCATGCTCCTGAACGCCAACCAGCCGGTCACGGGCCGCGACCCGGTGCCGTTCGTGCGGGAACTCGCCGGGATCGGCGGCACGCTGCTGGCCGGGGCCTTCGTGGTGCTGGCCTTCACGTTCAAGGACCCACGCCCCCTGGCGGAGAGCGCCGCGGCGCTGAAAAACGGTACGGCGCTGGTGATGGGGGAGACCCTCCTCACCCGGTTCCTGCTGCCGTTCGAGGCGGTCAGCATCCTGCTGCTCGTGGCCATCGTGGGCGCCGTGGCGCTCGTGCAGCGCCCCGCGCCGCAACCTGACGGCGTTCCGGACGAACTGGAAGCCCCGGTGGGCAGCGCGCGTGAGGAGCGTTCCGGCGCGCCGCGCGGCGCCGCCCCCGCCCTGTCCCTGACCCGCGATCCGGAGGTGAGCGCCTGA